One Panicum virgatum strain AP13 chromosome 3N, P.virgatum_v5, whole genome shotgun sequence DNA segment encodes these proteins:
- the LOC120665320 gene encoding protein ROS1C-like isoform X1, which yields MQESSAPQAALSSPIGSATEQHGSPSVHPSWNVPAGCTQVPISILVFHGPLTGRGSRPQLPPSHSFMPAPALPDASEGGASIQLAGSNFLSLGRTSNAGDMMMNPAQLATPDKYNSEHLWANGLYDEASKTENGTEASHPQPSATTIFSDNHYDLEPAVPANTLATRVQHPHKSTAILAERADDDDMHTYQPMQKRPKTQINQSEQTRLPTPAVPKERTLNQIEMHIVGAEKTEMFRNEETPAQKMKTRRKKHRPKVIRENKLTKVQKSDSTPDGKSPNQKVKRRYVRKKRSLSSLEKYSGPASDQSISRGTGIAARRRTASVRRSLQFEPEEQGVQGGGSSTPSLHHQNYEKPVHARSSFCSESEVQIEHGLQADMENSPGGLAFGMSLRLNKLIDEYIDLPDVTPKPAQEVSNASSGSLSTELAREQENVGRTCKPDDTSKSSLCNAERVVKTVMEGNKMNLELNYSDADGFLSSARSMHEQSSKLSEVENHNDGESSLTGTQDSIILRTAAEMLAFCQAGGIKKKRSARVRKNSLYSMMDLEDNTSQASTRLRQPCMDDALCESSYIKFMTKKRSIEARLHYSNFIHPNDELNNMLSAGSIIYGVSNGSTKVSEETFPNSSPQTLDNERINFDTHCDVPEGSSANTSTGQYMDYLQGVASKLKHLDLNTEQVHRTEMHLSRSTPAVISFGGTDGLSNALVPYGGGVMVPYERSLHLVKKQRHRAKVELDFETTRVWNLLMGNTSEPDGTDVEKERWWQQEREIFQGRANSFIARMRLVQGDRRFSPWKGSVVDSVVGVFLTQNVADHLSSSAYMSLAATFPSRSVNSNWKDDVTTQNNEQTIRTSALGEKSIFDPFSDGVRLDRVGCEDLSVTYENIYMEPKDDTRASEWSEGEIYSFGYKSANGSVCNHQGTGIEHKEQQFPESSSVELTDPTELIQQTQIQKETSSSQSVSLETIQSRLSLTSGTSRNFVGGSSSYQQLESNFDCGRSLRGNNATASEIESQRLRMAAINDYGFAKLGIPSSSAMPFLLTVDAQQLNLRNEPNFSSASSNSPSDSASPKIKNGMSPVFMPFDSYGAECSGNRAAGTTLNSAKTSTALPGEMTVETTRREDEYTLKSGFTSYNGVPDTAAQASRPKKTRTSSKKNTENFDWDKLRRQACSEDHMKKRSCERRDSVDWEAVRCADVQRISHAIRERGMNNILAERIQNFLNRLVRDHGSIDLEWLRDIPPDSAKDYLLSIRGLGLKSVECVRLLTLHHLAFPVDINVGRICVRLGWVPIQPLPESLQLHLLELYPVLETIQKYLWPRLCKLDQQTLYELHYQMITFGKVFCTKSKPNCNACPMRSECKHFASAFASARLALPAPQEKSLVKSTNQYAFQNSSMYTMNSTHLPRLEGSNHARDFLPKNSEPIIEEPASPREEESPEAMENDIEDVYEDGEIPTIKLNMEAFAHNLENCIKESNKELQSDDIAKALVAISTEAASIPVPKLKNVHRLRTEHYVYELPDSHQLLQQLGLDQREPDDPTPYLLAIWTPDEINEIRKVPKPCCDPQMEGSLCNNEMCHSCTDEQENQSRYVRGTILVPCRTAMRGSFPLNGTYFQVNEVFADHSSSHNPIHVERVQLWNLQRRMVFFGTSVSSIFKGLTTEEIQQCFWRGFVCVRGFDMETRAPRPLCPHLHIVARPKSRKTAAAEQVP from the exons ATGCAGGAGAGTTCTGCTCCACAAGCTGCTCTGTCAAGTCCAATTGGCAGCGCAACTGAACAGCATGGCAGCCCATCCGTCCATCCATCCTGGAATGTGCCTGCCGGGTGCACGCAGGTGCCTATTAGTATCCTAGTGTTCCATGGGCCGCTGACTGGAAGGGGTTCGAGGCCGCAGTTGCCACCATCTCATAGTTTTATGCCAGCCCCTGCTTTGCCTGATGCTTCAGAGG GTGGAGCTTCCATTCAGCTTGCTGGGAGTAATTTCTTGTCACTTGGAAGAACGTCAAATGCAGGTGATATGATGATGAATCCTGCACAACTAGCCACTCCAGATAAATACAATTCTGAGCATCTTTGGGCAAATGGTTTATATGATGAAGCATCCAAGACTGAAAATGGAACAGAAGCTAGCCATCCGCAACCATCAGCAACAACAATTTTCAGTGATAACCATTATGATTTGGAACCAGCGGTTCCTGCAAACACCTTGGCAACACGAGTCCAGCATCCTCACAAATCAACTGCCATTCTTGCAGAAAgagctgatgatgatgacatgCATACTTACCAGCCTATGCAAAAAAGGCCCAAGACACAAATCAATCAGAGTGAACAAACACGATTGCCAACACCAGCTGTACCCAAGGAGAGAACACTAAATCAAATTGAGATGCATATTGTAGGTGCTGAGAAAACTGAAATGTTCAGGAATGAGGAAACCCCAGCACAAAAAATGAAGACTCGGAGGAAAAAACACAGGCCAAAGGTAATCAGAGAGAATAAGTTAACCAAAGTGCAAAAATCTGATTCAACACCAGATGGAAAATCTCCGAATCAGAAAGTTAAGAGAAGGTATGTCCGGAAGAAAAGAAGTCTCAGCTCTCTCGAGAAGTACTCAGGTCCTGCTAGTGATCAATCAATCTCTAGAGGAACAGGAATTGCAGCTAGAAGAAGAACTGCATCAGTTCGAAGAAGCCTGCAATTTGAACCCGAAGAACAAGGAGTGCAGGGAGGTGGTTCATCAACGCCCAGTTTGCATCACCAGAACTATGAGAAACCTGTTCATGCTCGAAGTTCATTCTGCTCAGAATCAGAAGTGCAGATTGAACATGGTCTACAAGCAGATATGGAAAATTCACCAGGAGGATTAGCTTTTGGCATGAGTCTCAGACTGAACAAATTGATAGACGAGTACATAGATTTGCCAGATGTCACACCAAAACCTGCACAAGAAGTTTCAAACGCAAGTTCTGGATCTTTAAGTACGGAACTAGCAAGGGAACAAGAAAATGTTGGAAGAACTTGCAAACCTGATGATACAAGCAAGTCCAGTTTGTGCAATGCAGAAAGGGTGGTAAAGACAGTAATGGAAGGAAATAAAATGAACCTGGAATTGAATTATTCTGATGCAGATGGTTTTCTTTCCTCAGCTAGGTCTATGCATGAACAGTCGAGTAAGCTATCAGAAGTGGAGAACCATAACGATGGTGAATCATCTCTAACTGGCACACAGGATTCTATTATCTTGAGAACTGCAGCTGAGATGCTAGCATTCTGCCAAGCTGGTGGGATAAAAAAGAAGCGATCGGCCCGAGTCCGCAAAAATTCCTTGTATTCTATGATGGATCTCGAGGATAATACTTCACAAGCATCAACAAGACTGCGACAGCCATGCATGGATGATGCTCTGTGTGAAAGTTCGTACATTAAGTTTATGACCAAAAAACGTTCAATAGAAGCAAGACTGCACTATTCTAATTTCATTCATCCAAATGATGAGCTAAATAATATGCTTTCAGCTGGAAGTATTATATATGGTGTATCTAATGGATCCACCAAAGTATCAGAAGAGACATTTCCAAACTCATCACCTCAGACCCTGGACAATGAAAGAATCAACTTCGATACTCATTGTGATGTACCAGAAGGGAGCTCAGCAAATACATCAACAGGACAATATATGGATTACCTTCAAGGAGTTGCCTCAAAGCTGAAACATCTTGATTTGAACACTGAACAGGTGCACAGAACTGAGATGCATTTATCTCGGAGCACACCTGCTGTCATTTCTTTTGGAGGAACAGATGGTCTATCAAATGCTCTTGTCCCATATGGTGGTGGGGTGATGGTTCCATATGAGAGGTCCTTGCACCTGGTTAAAAAGCAGCGCCATCGGGCTAAGGTTGAGTTGGATTTTGAGACAACAAGAGTTTGGAATCTTTTGATGGGGAACACAAGTGAGCCTGATGGAACTGATGTTGAGAAGGAGAGATGGTGGCAGCAAGAAAGAGAAATTTTTCAAGGCCGTGCCAATTCGTTTATAGCACGCATGCGACTTGTTCAAG GGGACAGGCGCTTTTCCCCTTGGAAAGGATCTGTAGTTGACTCTGTAGTAGGAGTATTCCTCACTCAGAACGTAGCTGATCATCTTTCAAG CTCTGCCTATATGTCCCTTGCTGCAACTTTTCCATCACGGTCAGTCAACAGCAACTGGAAGGATGATGTTACCACCCAAAACAATGAACAAACCATCAGGACGAGTGCACTAGGAGAAAAAAGCATATTTGACCCTTTCTCCGATGGTGTCAGACTTGATAGAGTGGGCTGTGAGGATCTATCAGTGACCTATGAGAATATATATATGGAGCCAAAGGATGATACTAGGGCTAGTGAATGGAGTGAAGGTGAAATTTATTCCTTTGGTTACAAATCAGCAAATGGAAGTGTTTGCAATCACCAAGGGACAGGAATAGAACATAAAGAACAACAATTTCCGGAATCGTCCTCGGTAGAATTAACCGACCCTACAGAACTCATCCAGCAGACGCAGATCCAGAAGGAAACCTCATCCTCTCAAAGTGTTTCTTTGGAAACTATTCAATCAAGATTATCTTTGACTTCTGGGACATCTAGAAATTTTGTTGGTGGTAGTTCCTCCTATCAGCAGCTGGAAAGCAATTTTGACTGTGGAAGATCATTAAGAGGAAACAATGCCACAGCCAGTGAGATTGAATCCCAGAGACTCCGAATGGCAGCAATAAACGATTATGGATTTGCTAAACTCGGGATTCCTTCTAGTTCTGCGATGCCATTTCTCTTGACTGTTGATGCTCAACAACTAAATTTGAGAAATGAGCCAAATTTTTCTTCAGCATCTTCCAACAGTCCTTCAGATTCTGCATCACCAAAAATTAAAAATGGCATGAGTCCTGTTTTCATGCCTTTTGATTCCTATGGGGCAGAGTGTAGTGGTAATAGGGCAGCTGGCACCACTCTGAACTCTGCAAAAACAAGCACAGCACTTCCAG GTGAGATGACAGTGGAAACAACAAGAAGAGAAGATGAATATACACTGAAATCTGGATTTACTTCCTATAATGGAGTACCAGATACAGCAGCACAAGCATCAAGGCCAAAGAAAACAAGAACCTCAAGTAAAAAGAATACAGAGAATTTTGACTGGGATAAATTACGAAGGCAGGCTTGTAGTGAAGACCACATGAAAAAAAGAAGTTGTGAAAGACGAGACTCTGTAGATTGGGAAGCAGTAAGGTGTGCAGATGTGCAAAGAATATCTCACGCCATTCGAGAAAGGGGAATGAATAATATTTTAGCAGAGCGAATCCAG AATTTTCTGAATCGTTTGGTTAGAGACCATGGGAGCATTGATCTTGAGTGGCTCAGGGATATCCCCCCTGACTCTGCAAA GGATTACCTGCTAAGTATTCGTGGACTGGGGCTTAAAAGTGTCGAATGTGTTCGTCTTCTCACACTGCATCATCTCGCCTTCCCT GTTGACATCAATGTTGGTCGCATATGTGTAAGATTGGGGTGGGTGCCCATTCAACCCCTTCCTGAGTCTTTACAGTTACATCTCTTGGAGCT ATATCCTGTGTTGGAAACTATACAAAAATATCTTTGGCCTCGCCTTTGCAAACTCGATCAACAAACATT GTATGAGCTACATTACCAGATGATTACCTTTGGGAAG GTCTTTTGTACCAAAAGCAAGCCAAATTGCAATGCATGCCCAATGAGGAGTGAGTGCAAGCATTTTGCAAGTGCCTTTGCGAG TGCAAGGCTTGCACTTCCTGCTCCACAGGAGAAAAGCTTAGTGAAGTCAACAAATCAATATGCTTTCCAGAATAGCAGCATGTACACTATGAATTCGACTCATCTGCCTCGCCTTGAGGGGAGTAACCATGCAAGGGACTTTCTTCCTAAGAACTCAGAGCCAATAATCGAGGAGCCTGCAAGTCCAAGAGAGGAAGAATCCCCAGAAGCAATGGAAAATGATATTGAAGATGTTTATGAAGATGGTGAAATTCCAACAATAAAGCTTAACATGGAAGCTTTTGCGCATAACTTAGAAAATTGCATTAAAGAAAGCAATAAGGAACTCCAGTCTGATGATATTGCAAAAGCATTGGTTGCTATAAGCACTGAAGCAGCTTCAATTCCTGTACCTAAACTAAAGAATGTGCACAGGCTTCGAACAGAACACTATGT ATATGAACTTCCAGATTCACATCAACTTCTACAACAG TTAGGACTTGACCAACGGGAGCCTGATGATCCTACCCCGTACTTATTGGCCATATGGACACCAG ACGAAATAAATGAAATAAGGAAGGTACCGAAACCATGCTGCGACCCGCAAATGGAAGGCAGCTTATGCAATAATGAGATGTGCCACAGTTGTACTGATGAGCAAGAGAATCAATCCCGATATGTGAGAGGCACAATTTTG GTTCCTTGTCGAACAGCTATGAGGGGTAGTTTCCCATTGAATGGCACTTACTTTCAAGTCAACGAG GTATTTGCTGACCACAGCTCTAGCCACAACCCTATACATGTCGAAAGGGTGCAACTATGGAATTTGCAAAGGCGCATGGTCTTCTTCGGGACTTCAGTATCTAGCATATTCAAAG GTCTAACAACAGAAGAAATACAACAATGCTTCTGGAGAG GATTTGTCTGTGTGCGAGGATTCGACATGGAGACAAGGGCACCAAGGCCTCTGTGCCCTCATTTGCATATTGTAGCAAGGCCGAAATCCCGCAAGACAGCAGCGGCTGAGCAAGTACCGTAA
- the LOC120665320 gene encoding protein ROS1C-like isoform X2 yields MPAPALPDASEGGASIQLAGSNFLSLGRTSNAGDMMMNPAQLATPDKYNSEHLWANGLYDEASKTENGTEASHPQPSATTIFSDNHYDLEPAVPANTLATRVQHPHKSTAILAERADDDDMHTYQPMQKRPKTQINQSEQTRLPTPAVPKERTLNQIEMHIVGAEKTEMFRNEETPAQKMKTRRKKHRPKVIRENKLTKVQKSDSTPDGKSPNQKVKRRYVRKKRSLSSLEKYSGPASDQSISRGTGIAARRRTASVRRSLQFEPEEQGVQGGGSSTPSLHHQNYEKPVHARSSFCSESEVQIEHGLQADMENSPGGLAFGMSLRLNKLIDEYIDLPDVTPKPAQEVSNASSGSLSTELAREQENVGRTCKPDDTSKSSLCNAERVVKTVMEGNKMNLELNYSDADGFLSSARSMHEQSSKLSEVENHNDGESSLTGTQDSIILRTAAEMLAFCQAGGIKKKRSARVRKNSLYSMMDLEDNTSQASTRLRQPCMDDALCESSYIKFMTKKRSIEARLHYSNFIHPNDELNNMLSAGSIIYGVSNGSTKVSEETFPNSSPQTLDNERINFDTHCDVPEGSSANTSTGQYMDYLQGVASKLKHLDLNTEQVHRTEMHLSRSTPAVISFGGTDGLSNALVPYGGGVMVPYERSLHLVKKQRHRAKVELDFETTRVWNLLMGNTSEPDGTDVEKERWWQQEREIFQGRANSFIARMRLVQGDRRFSPWKGSVVDSVVGVFLTQNVADHLSSSAYMSLAATFPSRSVNSNWKDDVTTQNNEQTIRTSALGEKSIFDPFSDGVRLDRVGCEDLSVTYENIYMEPKDDTRASEWSEGEIYSFGYKSANGSVCNHQGTGIEHKEQQFPESSSVELTDPTELIQQTQIQKETSSSQSVSLETIQSRLSLTSGTSRNFVGGSSSYQQLESNFDCGRSLRGNNATASEIESQRLRMAAINDYGFAKLGIPSSSAMPFLLTVDAQQLNLRNEPNFSSASSNSPSDSASPKIKNGMSPVFMPFDSYGAECSGNRAAGTTLNSAKTSTALPGEMTVETTRREDEYTLKSGFTSYNGVPDTAAQASRPKKTRTSSKKNTENFDWDKLRRQACSEDHMKKRSCERRDSVDWEAVRCADVQRISHAIRERGMNNILAERIQNFLNRLVRDHGSIDLEWLRDIPPDSAKDYLLSIRGLGLKSVECVRLLTLHHLAFPVDINVGRICVRLGWVPIQPLPESLQLHLLELYPVLETIQKYLWPRLCKLDQQTLYELHYQMITFGKVFCTKSKPNCNACPMRSECKHFASAFASARLALPAPQEKSLVKSTNQYAFQNSSMYTMNSTHLPRLEGSNHARDFLPKNSEPIIEEPASPREEESPEAMENDIEDVYEDGEIPTIKLNMEAFAHNLENCIKESNKELQSDDIAKALVAISTEAASIPVPKLKNVHRLRTEHYVYELPDSHQLLQQLGLDQREPDDPTPYLLAIWTPDEINEIRKVPKPCCDPQMEGSLCNNEMCHSCTDEQENQSRYVRGTILVPCRTAMRGSFPLNGTYFQVNEVFADHSSSHNPIHVERVQLWNLQRRMVFFGTSVSSIFKGLTTEEIQQCFWRGFVCVRGFDMETRAPRPLCPHLHIVARPKSRKTAAAEQVP; encoded by the exons ATGCCAGCCCCTGCTTTGCCTGATGCTTCAGAGG GTGGAGCTTCCATTCAGCTTGCTGGGAGTAATTTCTTGTCACTTGGAAGAACGTCAAATGCAGGTGATATGATGATGAATCCTGCACAACTAGCCACTCCAGATAAATACAATTCTGAGCATCTTTGGGCAAATGGTTTATATGATGAAGCATCCAAGACTGAAAATGGAACAGAAGCTAGCCATCCGCAACCATCAGCAACAACAATTTTCAGTGATAACCATTATGATTTGGAACCAGCGGTTCCTGCAAACACCTTGGCAACACGAGTCCAGCATCCTCACAAATCAACTGCCATTCTTGCAGAAAgagctgatgatgatgacatgCATACTTACCAGCCTATGCAAAAAAGGCCCAAGACACAAATCAATCAGAGTGAACAAACACGATTGCCAACACCAGCTGTACCCAAGGAGAGAACACTAAATCAAATTGAGATGCATATTGTAGGTGCTGAGAAAACTGAAATGTTCAGGAATGAGGAAACCCCAGCACAAAAAATGAAGACTCGGAGGAAAAAACACAGGCCAAAGGTAATCAGAGAGAATAAGTTAACCAAAGTGCAAAAATCTGATTCAACACCAGATGGAAAATCTCCGAATCAGAAAGTTAAGAGAAGGTATGTCCGGAAGAAAAGAAGTCTCAGCTCTCTCGAGAAGTACTCAGGTCCTGCTAGTGATCAATCAATCTCTAGAGGAACAGGAATTGCAGCTAGAAGAAGAACTGCATCAGTTCGAAGAAGCCTGCAATTTGAACCCGAAGAACAAGGAGTGCAGGGAGGTGGTTCATCAACGCCCAGTTTGCATCACCAGAACTATGAGAAACCTGTTCATGCTCGAAGTTCATTCTGCTCAGAATCAGAAGTGCAGATTGAACATGGTCTACAAGCAGATATGGAAAATTCACCAGGAGGATTAGCTTTTGGCATGAGTCTCAGACTGAACAAATTGATAGACGAGTACATAGATTTGCCAGATGTCACACCAAAACCTGCACAAGAAGTTTCAAACGCAAGTTCTGGATCTTTAAGTACGGAACTAGCAAGGGAACAAGAAAATGTTGGAAGAACTTGCAAACCTGATGATACAAGCAAGTCCAGTTTGTGCAATGCAGAAAGGGTGGTAAAGACAGTAATGGAAGGAAATAAAATGAACCTGGAATTGAATTATTCTGATGCAGATGGTTTTCTTTCCTCAGCTAGGTCTATGCATGAACAGTCGAGTAAGCTATCAGAAGTGGAGAACCATAACGATGGTGAATCATCTCTAACTGGCACACAGGATTCTATTATCTTGAGAACTGCAGCTGAGATGCTAGCATTCTGCCAAGCTGGTGGGATAAAAAAGAAGCGATCGGCCCGAGTCCGCAAAAATTCCTTGTATTCTATGATGGATCTCGAGGATAATACTTCACAAGCATCAACAAGACTGCGACAGCCATGCATGGATGATGCTCTGTGTGAAAGTTCGTACATTAAGTTTATGACCAAAAAACGTTCAATAGAAGCAAGACTGCACTATTCTAATTTCATTCATCCAAATGATGAGCTAAATAATATGCTTTCAGCTGGAAGTATTATATATGGTGTATCTAATGGATCCACCAAAGTATCAGAAGAGACATTTCCAAACTCATCACCTCAGACCCTGGACAATGAAAGAATCAACTTCGATACTCATTGTGATGTACCAGAAGGGAGCTCAGCAAATACATCAACAGGACAATATATGGATTACCTTCAAGGAGTTGCCTCAAAGCTGAAACATCTTGATTTGAACACTGAACAGGTGCACAGAACTGAGATGCATTTATCTCGGAGCACACCTGCTGTCATTTCTTTTGGAGGAACAGATGGTCTATCAAATGCTCTTGTCCCATATGGTGGTGGGGTGATGGTTCCATATGAGAGGTCCTTGCACCTGGTTAAAAAGCAGCGCCATCGGGCTAAGGTTGAGTTGGATTTTGAGACAACAAGAGTTTGGAATCTTTTGATGGGGAACACAAGTGAGCCTGATGGAACTGATGTTGAGAAGGAGAGATGGTGGCAGCAAGAAAGAGAAATTTTTCAAGGCCGTGCCAATTCGTTTATAGCACGCATGCGACTTGTTCAAG GGGACAGGCGCTTTTCCCCTTGGAAAGGATCTGTAGTTGACTCTGTAGTAGGAGTATTCCTCACTCAGAACGTAGCTGATCATCTTTCAAG CTCTGCCTATATGTCCCTTGCTGCAACTTTTCCATCACGGTCAGTCAACAGCAACTGGAAGGATGATGTTACCACCCAAAACAATGAACAAACCATCAGGACGAGTGCACTAGGAGAAAAAAGCATATTTGACCCTTTCTCCGATGGTGTCAGACTTGATAGAGTGGGCTGTGAGGATCTATCAGTGACCTATGAGAATATATATATGGAGCCAAAGGATGATACTAGGGCTAGTGAATGGAGTGAAGGTGAAATTTATTCCTTTGGTTACAAATCAGCAAATGGAAGTGTTTGCAATCACCAAGGGACAGGAATAGAACATAAAGAACAACAATTTCCGGAATCGTCCTCGGTAGAATTAACCGACCCTACAGAACTCATCCAGCAGACGCAGATCCAGAAGGAAACCTCATCCTCTCAAAGTGTTTCTTTGGAAACTATTCAATCAAGATTATCTTTGACTTCTGGGACATCTAGAAATTTTGTTGGTGGTAGTTCCTCCTATCAGCAGCTGGAAAGCAATTTTGACTGTGGAAGATCATTAAGAGGAAACAATGCCACAGCCAGTGAGATTGAATCCCAGAGACTCCGAATGGCAGCAATAAACGATTATGGATTTGCTAAACTCGGGATTCCTTCTAGTTCTGCGATGCCATTTCTCTTGACTGTTGATGCTCAACAACTAAATTTGAGAAATGAGCCAAATTTTTCTTCAGCATCTTCCAACAGTCCTTCAGATTCTGCATCACCAAAAATTAAAAATGGCATGAGTCCTGTTTTCATGCCTTTTGATTCCTATGGGGCAGAGTGTAGTGGTAATAGGGCAGCTGGCACCACTCTGAACTCTGCAAAAACAAGCACAGCACTTCCAG GTGAGATGACAGTGGAAACAACAAGAAGAGAAGATGAATATACACTGAAATCTGGATTTACTTCCTATAATGGAGTACCAGATACAGCAGCACAAGCATCAAGGCCAAAGAAAACAAGAACCTCAAGTAAAAAGAATACAGAGAATTTTGACTGGGATAAATTACGAAGGCAGGCTTGTAGTGAAGACCACATGAAAAAAAGAAGTTGTGAAAGACGAGACTCTGTAGATTGGGAAGCAGTAAGGTGTGCAGATGTGCAAAGAATATCTCACGCCATTCGAGAAAGGGGAATGAATAATATTTTAGCAGAGCGAATCCAG AATTTTCTGAATCGTTTGGTTAGAGACCATGGGAGCATTGATCTTGAGTGGCTCAGGGATATCCCCCCTGACTCTGCAAA GGATTACCTGCTAAGTATTCGTGGACTGGGGCTTAAAAGTGTCGAATGTGTTCGTCTTCTCACACTGCATCATCTCGCCTTCCCT GTTGACATCAATGTTGGTCGCATATGTGTAAGATTGGGGTGGGTGCCCATTCAACCCCTTCCTGAGTCTTTACAGTTACATCTCTTGGAGCT ATATCCTGTGTTGGAAACTATACAAAAATATCTTTGGCCTCGCCTTTGCAAACTCGATCAACAAACATT GTATGAGCTACATTACCAGATGATTACCTTTGGGAAG GTCTTTTGTACCAAAAGCAAGCCAAATTGCAATGCATGCCCAATGAGGAGTGAGTGCAAGCATTTTGCAAGTGCCTTTGCGAG TGCAAGGCTTGCACTTCCTGCTCCACAGGAGAAAAGCTTAGTGAAGTCAACAAATCAATATGCTTTCCAGAATAGCAGCATGTACACTATGAATTCGACTCATCTGCCTCGCCTTGAGGGGAGTAACCATGCAAGGGACTTTCTTCCTAAGAACTCAGAGCCAATAATCGAGGAGCCTGCAAGTCCAAGAGAGGAAGAATCCCCAGAAGCAATGGAAAATGATATTGAAGATGTTTATGAAGATGGTGAAATTCCAACAATAAAGCTTAACATGGAAGCTTTTGCGCATAACTTAGAAAATTGCATTAAAGAAAGCAATAAGGAACTCCAGTCTGATGATATTGCAAAAGCATTGGTTGCTATAAGCACTGAAGCAGCTTCAATTCCTGTACCTAAACTAAAGAATGTGCACAGGCTTCGAACAGAACACTATGT ATATGAACTTCCAGATTCACATCAACTTCTACAACAG TTAGGACTTGACCAACGGGAGCCTGATGATCCTACCCCGTACTTATTGGCCATATGGACACCAG ACGAAATAAATGAAATAAGGAAGGTACCGAAACCATGCTGCGACCCGCAAATGGAAGGCAGCTTATGCAATAATGAGATGTGCCACAGTTGTACTGATGAGCAAGAGAATCAATCCCGATATGTGAGAGGCACAATTTTG GTTCCTTGTCGAACAGCTATGAGGGGTAGTTTCCCATTGAATGGCACTTACTTTCAAGTCAACGAG GTATTTGCTGACCACAGCTCTAGCCACAACCCTATACATGTCGAAAGGGTGCAACTATGGAATTTGCAAAGGCGCATGGTCTTCTTCGGGACTTCAGTATCTAGCATATTCAAAG GTCTAACAACAGAAGAAATACAACAATGCTTCTGGAGAG GATTTGTCTGTGTGCGAGGATTCGACATGGAGACAAGGGCACCAAGGCCTCTGTGCCCTCATTTGCATATTGTAGCAAGGCCGAAATCCCGCAAGACAGCAGCGGCTGAGCAAGTACCGTAA